CGATCCTGAACTGCTTTGATTGTTGACAGCGGATGGTGATCCATAATGAAATTGCAGGCAGAATGATGAGCGCGGTGAGTTTGCTCAGCAGCGCCAGGCCAGCAGTCAGTCCACTGAACCATGCGTCCTGATCGTGCAGCTCATCGCGGAAGAGAAAAAACAGACTGAGGGTTGCGAGAAAAATCGTCAGGCTGTCATTGTTGACCGACGAGGTCACGCCGACAAAGGTCGGCAGGAAGGCGATGAAAGCGGTGCAGAGCAGGGTTTCTTTGTGACTGAGCCGTGACAGGTTTTTAAGCAGCCGGTAAGAAAAAAAGATCACGCCGGCGCCGCAGGCCAGGGAGATCATGCGCAGCGTCAGTAACAATCCACCCGGCTTTTGCGGAGTCAGTGAAAAGGCCATGGACTCGTGAGGAAAGAGCAGCAGGCCGGCGGCGATGACATAATGCAGCGGCGGCTGATAGGCCTCGTAAGAGACGTCATCCGGGTTGCTCAGCGGCAGACGGCCGGTGGTTGCGATCTGTTCACTCACCCAGTAATGGGCGTATTCATCCGGCGACTGCCAGGCCGGCGTGGCTGTCAGAAATAAAAAGCGCACAAGCAACCCTGCGGCCAGAACCAAGTAAAAGGTGTTTTGGGAATTCGTATCAAACTTTATCATCGCGAACGTGTTCTGCTCCAGAGTGTATTCGTTCCATCAACAGATTCTCGGCAGCAACTCGCCGGACGGCCACGCCAGTACGCGCCAGGCGCCCAGTTCGGTGCGCAGGCTTACCAATCCGGCTGCTCCGGTTCTAACTTCACCGATGACCAC
This window of the bacterium genome carries:
- a CDS encoding glycosyltransferase family 39 protein, whose product is MRFLFLTATPAWQSPDEYAHYWVSEQIATTGRLPLSNPDDVSYEAYQPPLHYVIAAGLLLFPHESMAFSLTPQKPGGLLLTLRMISLACGAGVIFFSYRLLKNLSRLSHKETLLCTAFIAFLPTFVGVTSSVNNDSLTIFLATLSLFFLFRDELHDQDAWFSGLTAGLALLSKLTALIILPAISLWITIRCQQSKQFRIAALFLLGWSIGLIALLIVNWQQYRTLVAFTPGLDRGCYISLPQCLWALRNLAWSYWLAFGRTYQVTVPVALYLLTVLPAMVIAAIGWLRMRKVQPDLFIVTIVSLLLGIIASLWFTLSYPPGMQTSWGKNLYPLLPLTAVFMILGTKNAFARPRNPAPVVLIALLLCGCLYGWLGLQNLQ